A region of Oceanicoccus sp. KOV_DT_Chl DNA encodes the following proteins:
- a CDS encoding aldo/keto reductase, whose protein sequence is MDRSFMRMGVETMDLMQIHNLRDWKVHIKTLREWKEQGKIRYIGITTSHGRMHDELEQALKAEAFDFVQLSYNLADRAVENRLLPLAADKGIAVLTNRAFQRGDLFKKVKHQSLPVWAAEFDCASWVNFFSSLWFLIRPLPRHTGHCQTASYAR, encoded by the coding sequence ATGGATCGCTCTTTTATGCGTATGGGTGTTGAAACCATGGACCTTATGCAGATTCATAATTTACGTGACTGGAAGGTTCATATTAAAACGTTGCGAGAATGGAAGGAGCAAGGAAAGATTCGCTATATTGGTATCACTACATCCCATGGCCGCATGCACGACGAACTCGAACAAGCGCTAAAAGCCGAAGCTTTTGACTTTGTTCAGCTGAGTTACAATCTGGCCGACCGTGCAGTTGAAAATCGATTATTACCACTGGCTGCTGATAAAGGGATTGCTGTGCTAACTAATCGTGCCTTTCAACGTGGTGATTTATTTAAAAAAGTTAAACACCAATCTTTACCGGTGTGGGCAGCAGAGTTCGATTGCGCTAGCTGGGTCAATTTTTTCTCAAGTTTGTGGTTTCTCATCCGGCCGTTACCGCGACATACCGGCCACTGCCAAACTGCATCATATGCTAGATAA
- a CDS encoding response regulator codes for MKTILLVEDNEMNRDMLSRRLIRRNYHVIIAENGGTAVEKAISEHPDIILMDMELPVKDGWTASREISQQSNIPIIALTAHALSGDKEKALAAGCRDYATKPIDFPALLAIIERYL; via the coding sequence ATGAAAACAATTTTACTGGTAGAAGATAACGAAATGAATCGCGATATGTTATCGCGCCGACTTATAAGACGGAACTATCACGTCATTATTGCTGAAAATGGTGGTACTGCAGTTGAAAAAGCCATTAGTGAACATCCCGATATCATCCTGATGGATATGGAACTACCGGTAAAAGACGGCTGGACTGCCAGCCGCGAAATAAGCCAACAAAGTAACATCCCGATTATAGCGCTCACCGCACACGCACTATCAGGTGATAAAGAAAAAGCCCTCGCTGCAGGCTGTAGAGACTACGCAACAAAACCCATTGATTTCCCTGCGCTACTCGCCATTATTGAGCGGTATCTATAA
- a CDS encoding helix-turn-helix transcriptional regulator, which translates to MMVLDKDFSQLLGTIYQGALEEQPWQSFLALLREEMAAVNTTLVLRPPSDRGKGVLLTDGGSMEGIATYNESMFVHDPFIDLKPGEVKTLSEFISEEALLSSELYQVCMAPAGLHHSLGADLNVAGVMEARLRVARVKGAKPFADDDKTFVKTLLPHLERAISIHARLNKMESERALYAGVVEQLSVGSIILDENGRVLNANEMAARLIAAKDGLLQHKNNLQLATRDQTVELQKLIAEVLENQRRGLPAVVQAMKVQRPSGLADLGFVIRPIPTNEWSEGQAVPSVAIFVSDPEQQSEAPVQIITRLFDLTPTEAALTMLLANGLSLDEAAEQLSVSRNTARTHLRAVFSKTGVSRQPMLVRLILKSVASLA; encoded by the coding sequence ATGATGGTGTTGGATAAAGATTTTAGTCAGCTGCTGGGGACTATTTATCAGGGCGCGCTGGAAGAGCAGCCGTGGCAAAGTTTTTTGGCCTTGTTGCGCGAGGAAATGGCTGCGGTGAATACCACCTTGGTATTACGTCCGCCCTCAGATCGCGGCAAGGGGGTGTTGCTTACCGATGGTGGTTCAATGGAGGGGATAGCGACATATAATGAAAGCATGTTCGTGCATGACCCTTTTATTGATTTGAAGCCTGGCGAAGTTAAAACCTTGTCCGAGTTTATTAGTGAAGAAGCCTTGTTAAGCAGTGAACTCTACCAGGTATGTATGGCGCCGGCGGGTTTGCATCATAGTTTAGGTGCAGATTTAAATGTGGCCGGGGTGATGGAAGCCCGACTTCGCGTAGCCAGAGTTAAAGGCGCAAAACCGTTCGCGGATGACGATAAAACGTTTGTGAAAACGTTATTACCGCATCTTGAGCGGGCGATCAGTATTCATGCGCGGTTGAATAAAATGGAATCGGAGCGCGCTTTATATGCGGGTGTAGTTGAGCAGCTATCAGTGGGTAGTATTATTCTCGATGAAAATGGCCGGGTATTGAATGCAAATGAGATGGCGGCTCGTTTGATTGCCGCTAAAGATGGCCTGCTCCAGCACAAAAATAATTTGCAGTTGGCAACGCGCGATCAAACCGTAGAATTACAAAAATTGATTGCGGAAGTCTTGGAAAATCAACGCCGAGGTTTACCGGCGGTGGTGCAGGCTATGAAAGTTCAGCGGCCATCGGGGCTGGCGGATTTAGGGTTTGTGATTCGACCTATCCCCACTAACGAATGGTCTGAGGGGCAGGCAGTGCCTTCGGTAGCGATATTTGTTAGCGATCCTGAGCAGCAGTCAGAGGCCCCGGTTCAAATTATTACCCGGCTATTTGATCTTACCCCAACTGAAGCTGCATTGACGATGTTACTGGCAAATGGTTTAAGTTTGGATGAAGCGGCGGAGCAATTATCAGTCAGTCGCAATACGGCGAGAACACATTTGCGGGCGGTATTCTCCAAAACCGGTGTGAGTCGACAACCTATGTTGGTACGGTTGATTTTAAAAAGTGTCGCTTCGCTGGCGTGA
- a CDS encoding Crp/Fnr family transcriptional regulator produces MLDKVEIFDGLSQAELEALAASSVVRSPKNTVIINENDHADSLYIIESGKVKVYCSDKNGKEFIMNTLQAGDYFGELALLDDDKRSASVRTMEKSSFCIIYKEDFNQVLEQQPNIASILIRNLTRRVRKLTKDVKALALQDVYGRVTTVLTTLATPRDDDTSIIPEKLTQQDIADRVGASREMVARILKDLTIGEYITFEGRNIIINGKLPDNY; encoded by the coding sequence ATACTCGACAAAGTAGAAATTTTTGATGGACTGTCTCAAGCGGAGCTGGAAGCTCTGGCGGCGAGCAGTGTAGTGCGAAGCCCCAAAAATACAGTGATTATTAATGAAAATGACCATGCCGATTCTCTGTATATTATCGAGAGCGGTAAGGTGAAGGTGTATTGCAGCGATAAAAACGGTAAAGAATTTATCATGAACACCTTGCAGGCCGGTGACTACTTCGGTGAGTTGGCCTTGCTTGATGATGACAAGCGCTCAGCATCGGTACGTACTATGGAGAAATCCAGCTTCTGTATTATCTATAAAGAAGACTTTAATCAGGTGTTAGAGCAGCAGCCAAATATTGCTTCGATTTTGATCCGTAATTTAACTCGCAGAGTCCGTAAATTGACCAAGGATGTTAAAGCACTGGCGCTGCAAGATGTTTATGGCCGCGTTACAACTGTGTTGACCACGCTGGCGACACCACGGGATGACGATACTTCGATCATCCCTGAAAAGCTGACTCAGCAGGATATTGCTGATCGTGTTGGTGCCTCACGGGAAATGGTTGCCCGTATTTTGAAAGATTTAACCATCGGTGAGTACATTACATTTGAAGGACGCAATATTATTATCAATGGCAAATTGCCTGATAATTACTAA
- the guaA gene encoding glutamine-hydrolyzing GMP synthase, which translates to MSVDIHAQRILILDFGSQYTQLIARRVREIGVFSEIRAFDMSEDEIRAFNPKGIVLAGGPESVTEGSSPRAPAVVFELGVPVLGICYGMQTMAEQLGGKVASSDIREFGYAQIKVQGESALLHDIKDHVDSNDGAALLDVWMSHGDKVTVMPEGFQLMASTDSCPIAGMYQAEKNFFGIQFHPEVTHTLQGKRMFEHFVLETCACDALWTPANIVEDAINTVRNVVGSDKVLLGLSGGVDSSVVAALLHRAIGDQLTCVFVDNGLLRKNEGDQVMDMFAKNMGVKVIRADAADIFLGKLAGEADPEKKRKIIGGTFIDIFDQQASKIQDVKWLAQGTIYPDVIESAAAKTGKAHVIKSHHNVGGLPDDMQFELVEPLRELFKDEVRKIGLELGLPYDMVYRHPFPGPGLGVRILGEVKKEYADILREADAIFLEELHAADWYHKTSQSFAVFLPVKSVGVVGDARRYEYVIALRAVETIDFMTARWAHLPYELLEKVSNRIINEISGVSRVTYDVSSKPPATIEWE; encoded by the coding sequence ATGTCTGTTGATATTCATGCCCAACGAATTCTGATTTTAGATTTCGGCTCCCAATATACTCAATTGATTGCCCGTCGTGTGCGCGAGATTGGGGTGTTTTCAGAAATTCGTGCCTTTGATATGTCCGAAGACGAGATCAGAGCATTTAACCCCAAGGGTATTGTCTTGGCTGGCGGCCCTGAATCGGTGACTGAAGGTTCTTCGCCACGGGCACCTGCGGTGGTATTTGAATTGGGTGTTCCGGTATTGGGTATTTGTTATGGCATGCAAACCATGGCTGAACAGTTAGGTGGCAAGGTAGCCTCTTCGGATATCCGTGAGTTTGGTTATGCGCAAATTAAAGTACAGGGCGAGTCGGCACTGCTACATGATATTAAAGACCATGTTGATAGCAATGACGGCGCTGCGCTGTTAGATGTGTGGATGAGTCACGGTGACAAAGTGACCGTCATGCCGGAAGGTTTTCAGTTAATGGCGTCTACCGATTCGTGCCCTATTGCTGGTATGTATCAAGCGGAGAAAAATTTCTTTGGTATACAGTTTCACCCTGAAGTTACCCATACCTTGCAAGGCAAACGTATGTTTGAACACTTCGTGTTAGAAACCTGTGCCTGCGATGCCTTGTGGACACCAGCGAATATTGTTGAAGACGCTATTAATACCGTACGCAATGTAGTCGGTAGCGATAAGGTGTTGTTGGGCTTATCTGGCGGCGTAGATTCCTCAGTAGTAGCGGCTTTGTTGCATCGTGCTATCGGCGATCAGCTGACCTGTGTATTTGTCGATAATGGTTTGCTGCGTAAAAACGAAGGCGATCAAGTGATGGACATGTTCGCTAAAAATATGGGGGTGAAAGTGATTCGCGCTGACGCTGCCGATATTTTTCTGGGTAAATTGGCGGGTGAAGCGGATCCTGAGAAAAAACGTAAAATTATTGGTGGTACCTTTATCGATATTTTTGATCAGCAAGCGTCGAAAATACAGGATGTAAAATGGTTGGCGCAAGGCACTATTTATCCGGATGTGATTGAGTCGGCCGCCGCTAAAACCGGCAAGGCCCATGTGATCAAGTCACACCATAATGTGGGTGGCTTGCCGGATGATATGCAGTTTGAATTGGTAGAGCCGCTGCGTGAATTATTTAAAGATGAAGTCAGAAAAATCGGTTTGGAATTGGGCTTGCCTTACGACATGGTTTATCGCCATCCATTTCCAGGTCCGGGTTTAGGTGTGCGTATTCTGGGTGAAGTGAAAAAAGAATACGCTGATATTTTACGTGAAGCCGATGCCATTTTTCTCGAAGAGTTGCACGCCGCTGATTGGTATCATAAAACCAGCCAATCTTTTGCCGTATTTTTACCCGTGAAGTCAGTGGGTGTGGTCGGCGACGCACGGCGGTATGAATACGTAATTGCTTTGCGTGCCGTTGAAACGATTGATTTTATGACCGCGCGCTGGGCGCACCTGCCTTACGAATTATTAGAAAAAGTGTCTAACCGTATCATCAATGAAATCAGTGGTGTGTCGCGGGTTACTTATGATGTATCTAGTAAGCCACCAGCTACTATTGAGTGGGAATAG
- a CDS encoding ATP-binding protein — MLELRQAVTGQLQASSLKQNLDDLHKAILLLSSLRSTLDEELTQQETAQALNEIASLQTQIQQLGLISQESTRVAFKSLESSFLELVPHWQSFYQQYNFDDYDHYENSDYRELVFKQVINDLEFLRKKQVRVADRQAVEIEGIEQLTNRITFTVFFTSIVLTIGLGLFLIRYTDNAFRQLKKGTILIGSGDLDYRIPMKNRDEVGEVAAAFNAMSAKLLQAVTEVRHAKDIADQANQAKSAFLANMSHELRTPLNAIIGYSEMMLEDIELNEADIKAQSNDLAKILTAGRHLLNQINDVLDFSKIETGKMSVYNENFDSVAVINEVISTITPLAQKGNNSLSFDNTGNLPQLFNDITKFRQIFFNLLSNACKFTENGHISLHAEYDTSRFPAILRFVVSDNGIGMTEEQTKIVFNAFIQADSSTTRRYGGTGLGLALCRQYCDLMGGSIDVTSNSGQGTTFTVEFLAPTTEKPLNTSPKLPKPKADPNAITVLAIDDDPVALALTERFLHRGNYKTLLAENGKKGIELAQQQQPDIILLDLMMPGVDGWTVLSLLKENPNTQNIPTILLSMLDEQKLGLEMGAVDYLRKPIDWDKLAEVFAQLKPQQELKQLLLVDRKSIQRDILINTLNRNGWAVSNNDNPSNALQQLSNGELIGHTSDSELAAIIIAASAFNNGQATTISDFIKQIEQQLPASIPIIVLDNSVQAEQIHANAIHVQRDGLHTQQIVAALTQSMETEV; from the coding sequence TTGCTCGAATTACGCCAAGCAGTTACCGGCCAACTACAAGCTTCTTCGCTAAAACAAAATCTAGATGACCTACATAAAGCCATCCTATTATTAAGCTCACTGCGCAGCACCTTGGACGAAGAGCTTACACAGCAAGAAACGGCACAAGCGCTGAATGAAATTGCCTCGCTACAAACACAAATTCAACAACTAGGCCTAATCTCCCAGGAAAGTACGCGCGTAGCGTTCAAATCACTGGAAAGCAGTTTTCTTGAACTTGTTCCCCACTGGCAGAGTTTTTACCAGCAATACAATTTCGATGATTATGATCACTACGAAAATAGTGACTACCGTGAACTGGTCTTCAAACAAGTTATCAATGACTTGGAATTTTTGAGAAAAAAGCAAGTTCGTGTTGCCGACCGTCAAGCGGTCGAAATCGAAGGCATAGAACAACTGACAAACCGCATCACCTTTACCGTATTCTTTACCTCTATTGTGCTAACCATCGGTCTCGGCCTATTTCTTATTCGCTACACCGATAACGCTTTCCGCCAACTGAAGAAGGGGACCATTCTCATTGGCAGCGGCGATCTCGACTATCGTATTCCAATGAAAAATCGCGACGAAGTCGGTGAAGTCGCCGCAGCATTTAATGCCATGTCGGCTAAACTATTGCAGGCTGTCACAGAAGTCCGACACGCTAAAGATATTGCCGACCAGGCTAACCAAGCCAAAAGTGCCTTTCTCGCCAATATGTCGCACGAACTTCGCACGCCATTAAATGCCATCATCGGCTACAGTGAAATGATGCTGGAAGATATCGAACTCAATGAAGCCGACATAAAAGCACAAAGTAATGACCTGGCAAAAATATTAACTGCCGGCAGGCATTTACTTAATCAAATTAACGACGTGCTCGACTTTTCAAAAATTGAAACAGGAAAAATGTCGGTCTATAACGAGAACTTTGATAGCGTCGCGGTGATTAATGAAGTTATCTCAACCATCACACCGTTAGCACAAAAAGGAAATAACAGCCTGTCGTTTGACAATACTGGCAATCTGCCACAACTCTTCAACGACATCACAAAATTTCGACAAATATTTTTCAACCTGTTGAGTAATGCCTGCAAATTTACCGAGAATGGCCATATTAGCCTTCACGCTGAATACGATACTTCGCGATTCCCAGCCATATTGAGATTTGTAGTGTCCGATAACGGCATCGGCATGACCGAAGAACAAACCAAAATAGTCTTTAATGCCTTTATTCAAGCGGACTCTTCCACCACCCGCAGATATGGCGGCACCGGATTAGGCTTGGCACTTTGCCGACAATACTGCGACCTTATGGGCGGCAGCATAGACGTGACAAGTAACAGCGGACAAGGCACCACATTTACCGTGGAATTTCTGGCACCCACCACAGAAAAACCGTTAAATACCTCACCAAAACTACCCAAACCTAAAGCTGACCCAAACGCGATTACAGTATTAGCTATCGATGATGATCCTGTCGCTCTAGCACTCACTGAGCGTTTTCTTCACCGCGGCAACTATAAAACGCTATTAGCAGAAAATGGCAAAAAAGGCATCGAACTCGCACAGCAACAGCAACCCGACATTATCCTGTTAGACCTGATGATGCCCGGCGTTGATGGTTGGACAGTTCTCTCATTACTGAAAGAAAATCCCAACACGCAAAACATACCTACTATTTTATTATCCATGCTGGATGAACAAAAACTGGGCTTGGAAATGGGGGCCGTAGATTACCTGCGCAAACCTATCGACTGGGATAAACTTGCCGAAGTATTTGCTCAGCTCAAACCGCAACAAGAACTTAAGCAACTGCTATTAGTCGATCGCAAATCCATTCAGCGTGACATTCTTATTAACACCCTAAATCGCAATGGCTGGGCCGTTAGTAATAACGACAACCCTAGCAACGCCTTACAACAACTAAGTAATGGCGAACTGATTGGCCACACCAGCGACTCTGAATTAGCTGCCATCATTATTGCCGCTTCCGCTTTCAACAACGGACAAGCAACAACCATCAGCGACTTTATCAAACAGATAGAACAACAACTGCCTGCATCAATCCCGATTATCGTATTAGACAATAGCGTGCAAGCAGAGCAGATCCACGCCAACGCCATTCACGTACAGCGCGATGGTTTGCACACCCAGCAAATTGTTGCTGCACTAACGCAATCTATGGAAACTGAAGTCTGA
- a CDS encoding adenylate/guanylate cyclase domain-containing response regulator — protein sequence MVYSQQLLELGENPSQESTNSQQIIAAGTSGTILIVDDQQESREILRRYLQQSKHKVVEAAGGREMFECLKTEVIDLILLDLILPEMDGDELLQQLKQDDVLRAIPVIVVSGNKDTARVIRCIEAGAEDYLFKPFNPALLHARISAGVDRKLWHDKEKLYREELERNQTFIRKVFGRYLSEEIVSKLLEDPDGLEMGGEQRKVSVLMADIRGFTTIAEQLSPQRVVRLLNNYLGTMSEIIMKYNGTVDEFIGDAILAIFGAPISRENDTDRAISCAIEMQTAISAINQRNRAENLPEISMGISINTGLVVAGNIGSEKRTKYGVVGHAVNQTARIEEHCGAGNILISEATLKDCQATLRTGESKTIQAKGILQSIKIYELLGIESPSANTDDYPTSTPTSDING from the coding sequence ATGGTATACAGCCAACAATTACTGGAATTGGGTGAAAATCCCAGCCAGGAAAGTACTAACAGTCAACAGATCATTGCTGCTGGCACCTCAGGCACTATTTTAATCGTCGACGACCAACAGGAAAGCCGGGAAATTTTGCGTCGCTATTTACAGCAAAGCAAACACAAGGTGGTTGAAGCAGCCGGCGGTAGAGAAATGTTCGAATGCCTAAAAACAGAGGTGATTGATCTGATCTTACTGGATTTAATCCTGCCTGAGATGGATGGCGATGAACTATTACAACAACTTAAACAAGATGACGTGTTACGCGCTATTCCAGTAATCGTAGTTTCAGGCAACAAGGATACTGCCCGTGTTATTCGCTGCATTGAAGCAGGAGCTGAAGATTATCTGTTCAAACCATTCAACCCAGCCCTTCTCCACGCCCGCATTAGTGCTGGCGTTGATCGCAAACTTTGGCACGACAAAGAAAAATTGTATCGCGAAGAATTAGAGCGTAATCAAACCTTTATCCGTAAAGTTTTTGGTCGCTATTTATCAGAAGAAATAGTATCCAAATTATTAGAAGATCCCGATGGTCTGGAGATGGGTGGCGAGCAACGCAAAGTAAGTGTACTAATGGCAGACATTCGCGGCTTTACTACTATCGCCGAACAATTATCTCCGCAACGAGTGGTACGGTTACTGAATAATTATCTTGGCACGATGAGTGAAATCATTATGAAATATAATGGCACCGTCGATGAATTTATCGGCGATGCTATCCTTGCCATCTTTGGCGCACCGATTAGTCGTGAAAACGACACTGACCGCGCCATCAGCTGCGCCATTGAAATGCAAACGGCAATCAGTGCTATCAACCAACGAAACCGCGCGGAAAACCTGCCAGAAATCAGCATGGGCATCAGTATCAATACCGGCCTGGTTGTCGCTGGCAACATAGGCTCAGAAAAACGGACAAAATATGGCGTCGTCGGCCACGCCGTTAATCAAACTGCAAGAATCGAAGAGCACTGCGGGGCTGGCAACATTTTAATATCTGAAGCAACATTGAAAGATTGTCAGGCCACACTGCGCACTGGTGAAAGCAAAACGATTCAAGCCAAAGGCATTCTTCAATCAATAAAAATTTATGAACTACTAGGCATTGAGTCCCCCTCTGCGAATACCGACGACTACCCCACATCGACACCTACCAGTGACATCAACGGGTAA
- the guaB gene encoding IMP dehydrogenase has product MLRIAEEALTFDDVLLLPGYSEVTAKDVSLKTQLTRNIRLNIPLLSAAMDTVTESRLAIALAQEGGIGIIHKSMSIEKQAYQVRAVKKHESGVVKDPITIDASAPIHRLFEIRQEHNISGVPVLDKGNLVGIVTSRDVRFETHMDHPVSSIMTPKDKLVTVKEGADLDMVKELLHKNRIEKVLVVNDDFGLCGMITVKDINKAQTYPNACKDTSGQLLVGASVGTGADTDDRVAALVEAGVDVLVVDTAHGHSKNVLDRVRWIKQKYPAMQVIGGNIATAEAALALAEAGADAVKVGIGPGSICTTRIVTGIGVPQISAIANVAAALKETDIPLIADGGIRFSGDISKAVAAGASCIMMGSMFAGTEEAPGEVELYQGRTYKSYRGMGSLGAMAQTQGSSDRYFQSVEAGTEKLVPEGIEGRVPYKGPLAAIVHQLLGGLRSAMGYTGSMDMETMRSRPQFVKVTAAGMSESHVHDVSITKEAPNYPRA; this is encoded by the coding sequence ATGCTACGAATTGCCGAAGAAGCCCTTACTTTTGATGATGTCTTGTTATTGCCTGGCTACTCCGAAGTGACCGCAAAAGATGTTTCCCTCAAAACTCAACTTACTCGTAATATCCGTCTAAATATTCCGCTGCTTTCTGCGGCGATGGATACCGTGACCGAATCCCGTTTAGCTATTGCGCTAGCGCAGGAAGGCGGCATCGGTATTATTCATAAAAGCATGAGCATCGAAAAGCAGGCCTATCAGGTGCGGGCAGTAAAAAAACACGAAAGTGGTGTCGTTAAAGACCCGATTACTATTGATGCGTCTGCGCCCATCCATCGGCTATTTGAAATTCGTCAGGAACATAATATTTCCGGCGTACCGGTATTGGATAAAGGCAACCTGGTTGGCATCGTTACCAGTCGCGATGTGCGTTTTGAAACCCATATGGATCACCCTGTCTCCAGCATTATGACACCAAAAGATAAGCTGGTCACCGTCAAGGAAGGTGCTGATCTGGATATGGTTAAAGAGTTACTGCATAAAAATCGCATTGAAAAAGTATTGGTAGTCAATGACGACTTTGGTCTGTGTGGAATGATTACCGTTAAAGATATTAATAAAGCGCAAACTTACCCCAATGCCTGTAAAGATACTTCTGGCCAGTTATTGGTCGGGGCTTCAGTGGGTACCGGTGCCGATACCGATGACCGTGTTGCCGCTTTGGTTGAAGCTGGTGTGGATGTGTTAGTGGTTGATACTGCTCATGGCCACTCTAAAAATGTGTTGGACCGGGTGCGTTGGATCAAACAGAAATACCCCGCAATGCAAGTGATTGGTGGCAATATTGCTACTGCTGAAGCTGCGTTGGCGTTAGCCGAAGCGGGAGCAGATGCCGTTAAAGTCGGCATTGGCCCAGGTTCAATCTGTACAACACGTATCGTAACAGGTATCGGTGTTCCGCAAATTTCTGCTATTGCCAATGTGGCTGCGGCGTTAAAAGAGACAGATATTCCCTTGATCGCCGATGGCGGTATTCGCTTCTCGGGGGATATTTCCAAAGCAGTCGCTGCCGGTGCTTCCTGCATTATGATGGGCAGTATGTTTGCAGGTACCGAAGAAGCGCCAGGTGAAGTGGAGTTGTATCAGGGGCGTACCTACAAGTCTTATCGCGGCATGGGGTCATTGGGTGCGATGGCGCAAACCCAGGGTTCCAGTGATCGCTATTTTCAAAGTGTCGAAGCCGGAACCGAAAAATTAGTGCCCGAAGGCATTGAGGGGCGAGTGCCTTATAAAGGGCCGCTGGCGGCCATTGTTCATCAGCTGTTAGGTGGTTTGCGATCAGCTATGGGCTATACCGGTAGTATGGATATGGAAACCATGCGCAGTCGTCCACAGTTCGTGAAAGTGACAGCGGCGGGAATGAGTGAAAGCCATGTGCATGACGTTAGCATCACTAAAGAAGCGCCAAACTACCCAAGAGCCTAG
- a CDS encoding PEP-CTERM sorting domain-containing protein: MFKRILTISILTFSLSSHSAIVNLGGTTFDTATGLEWLDVTATIGLSYNQVSAQLGAGGTWQGWRYATYSELDQLIAGFGYSPVITPCSLGQVYCDNSLPGDNNLIETMIQTLGDTYYQYLVDENLLGYYDLQAGGAGYTYGILGSTAGSAGYPGYRDIGMILDQQDYYVPSGNPGDRPDIVASIWTAQQETASDPFIGSYLVRTSAIPVPAAIWLFGSGLVALGWVRRKQAV, translated from the coding sequence ATGTTTAAGCGAATTCTGACGATTTCAATTCTGACATTTTCATTGTCATCTCATTCGGCCATCGTTAACCTTGGTGGCACCACTTTTGATACCGCTACTGGGCTTGAATGGCTGGATGTAACAGCCACCATCGGTTTGTCCTACAATCAGGTTTCTGCTCAGTTGGGTGCTGGGGGTACATGGCAAGGTTGGCGCTATGCAACTTATTCCGAACTCGACCAGTTGATTGCTGGTTTCGGCTATAGTCCTGTCATCACGCCCTGCTCTCTAGGTCAGGTCTATTGTGACAACTCGCTACCGGGTGACAACAATCTCATCGAAACCATGATCCAGACTTTGGGTGATACTTATTACCAGTATCTTGTTGATGAAAACCTGCTTGGCTATTACGATCTTCAGGCTGGTGGTGCCGGTTACACATATGGAATATTAGGTTCTACTGCCGGCTCGGCTGGTTACCCGGGTTACCGCGACATCGGCATGATCCTTGATCAACAGGATTATTATGTGCCCAGTGGCAACCCCGGAGATCGTCCGGATATCGTGGCCAGCATCTGGACCGCACAACAAGAAACTGCTTCTGACCCGTTCATTGGAAGCTACCTTGTTCGTACCTCGGCTATTCCAGTCCCCGCAGCCATTTGGCTATTCGGTTCGGGTCTCGTAGCTTTGGGGTGGGTGAGACGAAAACAAGCTGTTTAA
- the tadA gene encoding tRNA adenosine(34) deaminase TadA produces the protein MYSSQDESYMHHALALAAKAAAVDEVPVGALVVLNDEIIGEGWNQPISSHDPTAHAEVIALRNAAKKLANYRLPEATLYVTIEPCTMCAGALVHARIGRVVYGAVEPKSGVAESNGCIFQGAHLNHQVELIGGVLAAQCSDLISGFFQRRRQHQRENKQAPKL, from the coding sequence ATGTATTCGAGCCAGGATGAAAGCTACATGCATCACGCACTTGCGTTAGCAGCAAAAGCAGCCGCTGTTGATGAGGTGCCGGTAGGTGCACTGGTAGTACTCAATGATGAAATTATTGGCGAAGGTTGGAATCAACCTATCAGTAGTCATGACCCCACCGCCCATGCGGAAGTGATTGCGTTGCGTAATGCGGCTAAAAAGCTAGCCAACTACCGTCTTCCTGAAGCCACTCTTTATGTCACTATTGAACCTTGCACTATGTGTGCGGGAGCGTTGGTACATGCGCGTATCGGCCGTGTGGTTTACGGTGCGGTGGAGCCTAAGTCAGGTGTGGCAGAAAGCAACGGCTGTATTTTTCAAGGTGCACACTTGAATCATCAAGTGGAATTGATTGGTGGTGTGTTGGCAGCGCAGTGTTCGGATCTGATTTCTGGTTTTTTCCAGCGCCGCCGACAGCATCAGCGTGAAAATAAACAGGCACCAAAACTATGA